The genomic region CGCGGCGCCGGCGGCGCGACGGTGGAAGCAGGCGCGGCCGTAAAGGACTCTTTGCGCCTCACCTGTTGCAACTTGCGTCCTCCACCATCCAGCTCACCAGCTCTTCGAACGAATGGCCGGCATGGGCCGCCAACTCGGGCACCAGCGAGGTCTTGGTCATCCCCGGCTGGGTATTGATTTCGAGGCACACGAGTTCGCCGTCGTCGCCCCCGCGCGGGTCGTAGCGGAAGTCGCTCCGCGACACGCCTCGGCAGCCCAAAGCAGCATGCGCCATGAGCGACATTTTCTGAACTTTTTCGTAAATTTTCGGTGAAACCTGCGCCGGCAGCACGTGATTTGACCCGCCCGCAGCGTACTTTGCCTCATAGTTGTAGAATGCCAGGTCGGTAACGACCTCGATCACCCCCAGCGCCACATCCCCCATAACGGCGCATGTGAGTTCGCGCCCGGGGATGAACCGCTCGACCATCAGCTCTTCGTCCCCGTCCCAGTCGGTGCGCAGGATCTCCTGGGGCGGATGCTCCTGGCCTTCCTTGACGATGAAGACGTTGACGCTCGACCCGTCATTGTAGGGCTTCACCACATAGGGCGGC from Pelagibacterium sp. 26DY04 harbors:
- a CDS encoding D-alanine--D-alanine ligase, coding for MAKHVAVLKGGWSHEREVSLASGEQCAEALRKAGYEVTEIDVGRDIADVLSRLKPDVVFNALHGRFGEDGTIQGLLEILGIPYTHSGILASSLAMDKHQAKVMFKAAGVNVTDHVIATRDEIARSHVMAPPYVVKPYNDGSSVNVFIVKEGQEHPPQEILRTDWDGDEELMVERFIPGRELTCAVMGDVALGVIEVVTDLAFYNYEAKYAAGGSNHVLPAQVSPKIYEKVQKMSLMAHAALGCRGVSRSDFRYDPRGGDDGELVCLEINTQPGMTKTSLVPELAAHAGHSFEELVSWMVEDASCNR